The Glycine soja cultivar W05 chromosome 8, ASM419377v2, whole genome shotgun sequence genome has a window encoding:
- the LOC114421003 gene encoding zinc transporter ZTP29-like isoform X2 has protein sequence MNNTMTCLRSGCLFPTSLNPEILEGILGSVGGVMAFVTLHQMLPLAFKYAGQKQFVKIIFCGTTFMSASTTLQGLNI, from the exons ATGAACAACACAATGACATGCTTAAGGTCAG GCTGTCTATTCCCTACTAGCCTAAATCCTGAGATTCTTGAAGGTATCCTTGGATCAG TTGGTGGAGTTATGGCTTTTGTAACTCTTCATCAGATGCTGCCACTGGCTTTTAAGTACGCGGGACAAAAACAATTTGTTAAGATCATATTTTGTGGAACGACTTTCATGTCTGCAAG TACAACGCTACAAGGTCTTAACATTTAG
- the LOC114421003 gene encoding zinc transporter ZTP29-like isoform X1, translated as MRITKLNMNNTMTCLRSGCLFPTSLNPEILEGILGSVGGVMAFVTLHQMLPLAFKYAGQKQFVKIIFCGTTFMSASTTLQGLNI; from the exons ATG agAATAACGAAGCTAAATATGAACAACACAATGACATGCTTAAGGTCAG GCTGTCTATTCCCTACTAGCCTAAATCCTGAGATTCTTGAAGGTATCCTTGGATCAG TTGGTGGAGTTATGGCTTTTGTAACTCTTCATCAGATGCTGCCACTGGCTTTTAAGTACGCGGGACAAAAACAATTTGTTAAGATCATATTTTGTGGAACGACTTTCATGTCTGCAAG TACAACGCTACAAGGTCTTAACATTTAG